A part of Streptomyces sp. DSM 40750 genomic DNA contains:
- a CDS encoding helix-turn-helix domain-containing protein, producing MPAGGRPTVRSRRLGSALRHYRQAAKLDQPQAAEVIASSQARISRVESGHATPRVIEVRLLLDAYDVTDPQVRDKLEDLAKHSKSRGWWLEHAAHLRPDYLDHIALEDDATYIRDWQSVLVPGLLQTPAYTQAAIESGPIYVVPDQLAQLVKVREERQAKIEEGGATYTAILWEAVVAHPLMGVEIHREQLSAILEVGKRKNVTVQVLPFSAGALAASTSAFCAFSFDADPTVEAVTLENLRGTSVLEGAEDLTAYSNAFDQLRSAALAPDASAKLIRSVLRSI from the coding sequence ATGCCCGCAGGTGGACGGCCGACTGTGCGCAGCAGGCGTCTGGGTTCGGCGCTCAGGCACTACCGGCAGGCCGCGAAGCTGGACCAGCCGCAGGCCGCCGAGGTCATTGCGTCGAGCCAGGCCCGGATCAGCCGAGTCGAGAGCGGGCACGCGACGCCGCGCGTCATCGAGGTACGGCTGCTGCTGGACGCGTACGACGTCACGGACCCGCAAGTCCGGGACAAGCTGGAGGACTTGGCCAAGCACTCGAAGAGCCGCGGTTGGTGGCTCGAACATGCGGCACACCTACGGCCGGACTACCTCGACCACATCGCGTTGGAGGACGACGCGACCTACATCCGGGATTGGCAGTCGGTTCTGGTTCCGGGGCTGTTGCAAACTCCGGCCTATACGCAGGCGGCCATCGAGTCGGGCCCCATCTATGTCGTTCCCGATCAGCTTGCCCAGTTGGTGAAGGTGCGAGAAGAGCGACAGGCCAAGATCGAGGAGGGCGGGGCGACGTACACGGCCATCCTCTGGGAGGCGGTCGTCGCGCACCCCTTGATGGGCGTCGAGATTCACCGGGAACAGTTGTCCGCGATCCTTGAGGTCGGCAAGCGGAAGAACGTAACCGTGCAGGTGCTGCCCTTCAGCGCGGGGGCGCTGGCGGCATCGACCTCCGCCTTCTGCGCGTTCAGCTTTGACGCGGACCCAACAGTCGAAGCGGTGACGCTGGAGAATCTGAGGGGAACGTCAGTCCTTGAGGGGGCAGAGGATCTCACCGCTTACTCGAACGCGTTCGACCAACTACGATCGGCGGCACTGGCGCCGGACGCGAGCGCGAAGCTCATCCGGAGCGTACTGCGGAGCATCTAG
- a CDS encoding oxidoreductase, with protein MTNKTNQWSATRIPDLTGRTAVVTGANSGIGLSAVDALARAGAHVVLAVRDPRRGEAAAATVSGARGTVEVRPLDLADLASVRRFADGWQGDLDLLINNAGVMNLPEGTTKDGFETQFGTNHLGHFALTNLLLPHVTDRVVTVASNAHKPGRIHFENLNLTGEYQPLTAYAQSKLANLLFTLELQRRLGLAGSPVRAMAAHPGLSSTHLGDHGANVLYRAGARLGGLLAQDSVAGSLPTLYAAVMDLPGASYVGPDGLGGWRGSPTLVGRSPQASDPETASRLWTVSEELTGVTFPEQLSPTTEPTTENNQREAISR; from the coding sequence ATGACCAACAAGACGAACCAATGGAGCGCCACCCGCATCCCCGACCTGACGGGCCGTACCGCCGTCGTCACCGGTGCCAACAGCGGCATCGGCCTCTCCGCCGTCGACGCGCTGGCCCGGGCCGGCGCGCATGTCGTGCTCGCCGTCCGAGACCCCCGCCGGGGCGAGGCCGCCGCCGCGACCGTCAGCGGGGCGCGCGGCACGGTGGAGGTCCGCCCGCTCGACCTGGCCGACCTGGCGTCGGTCCGCCGGTTCGCCGACGGATGGCAGGGCGACCTGGACCTGCTCATCAACAACGCCGGCGTCATGAACCTCCCCGAGGGCACCACCAAGGACGGCTTCGAGACGCAGTTCGGCACCAACCACCTCGGCCACTTCGCCCTGACCAACCTGCTCCTGCCCCACGTCACCGACCGCGTGGTGACCGTGGCGTCCAACGCGCACAAGCCGGGGCGCATCCACTTCGAGAACCTGAACCTGACGGGCGAGTACCAGCCGCTGACCGCCTACGCCCAGTCCAAGCTGGCCAACCTGCTGTTCACGCTGGAGCTCCAGCGCCGGCTCGGCCTCGCGGGCTCCCCTGTCCGCGCCATGGCCGCGCACCCGGGCCTGTCCAGCACCCACCTCGGGGATCACGGCGCCAACGTCCTGTACCGGGCGGGTGCCCGCCTCGGGGGCCTACTGGCCCAGGACAGCGTGGCCGGCTCGCTGCCCACGCTGTACGCCGCCGTCATGGACCTCCCCGGCGCCTCCTACGTCGGCCCTGACGGCCTCGGCGGATGGCGCGGCAGCCCCACCCTCGTCGGCCGTTCCCCCCAAGCCAGCGACCCCGAGACAGCGAGCCGCCTGTGGACCGTCTCCGAGGAACTGACAGGCGTGACCTTCCCCGAGCAGTTGTCGCCGACGACAGAGCCGACGACGGAGAACAACCAGAGGGAAGCAATAAGCCGTTGA
- a CDS encoding DUF397 domain-containing protein, with the protein MTEVIGPFRKSSYSGTQSNCVEVAPTTTGGLAIRDTKNPHGPLLLLSPNGWHTFLAAAKNHPLDR; encoded by the coding sequence GTGACCGAGGTTATAGGCCCCTTCCGGAAATCGTCCTACTCCGGAACACAGAGCAACTGCGTCGAGGTCGCCCCCACAACCACCGGCGGCCTCGCCATACGCGACACCAAGAACCCCCACGGCCCCCTCCTGCTCCTCTCTCCCAACGGCTGGCACACCTTCCTTGCTGCCGCCAAAAACCACCCCCTCGACCGCTGA
- a CDS encoding DNA-binding protein — protein sequence MSSTPSQSTAPDPFSPPSADEARAQRVYTSLFRIAERHAATEEQRRRQVHPHVLGPHEAIRLVSYLLSGAALLDDGEPEIDRADITAALTLIPLARGEMDELEVGLLEMARGRGMTWPEIAFGLGLQTPQAARQRYERLASRTETGAGAGAAADTGTGPGAAAEKEGE from the coding sequence ATGTCGTCGACACCTTCGCAGTCCACCGCCCCCGACCCCTTCTCACCGCCGAGCGCGGACGAGGCGCGGGCACAGCGTGTCTACACGTCCCTGTTCCGCATCGCCGAGCGGCACGCGGCCACGGAGGAGCAGCGCCGCCGCCAGGTCCACCCGCATGTCCTCGGTCCGCACGAGGCGATCAGGTTGGTCTCGTACCTGCTCAGCGGCGCCGCCCTCCTTGACGACGGCGAACCCGAGATCGACCGCGCCGACATCACCGCCGCGCTGACCCTCATCCCCCTCGCCCGTGGCGAGATGGACGAACTGGAAGTCGGCCTCCTCGAGATGGCCCGAGGTCGCGGCATGACCTGGCCGGAGATCGCCTTCGGCCTCGGCCTCCAGACTCCCCAGGCGGCGAGGCAGCGCTACGAGCGCCTGGCGAGCCGTACGGAGACGGGGGCGGGTGCGGGGGCGGCAGCGGACACGGGCACGGGTCCGGGCGCGGCGGCCGAGAAGGAAGGCGAGTAG
- a CDS encoding WapI family immunity protein, translating into MLLRDQASSIELRPLSYQFSAARGDVYDDNWLVVTGAVTTPEGSWSFTDPCLLIDEARQVAAWLRAVAAGTVAVTGPDPEDESLSPDMWFTEPVLAFSLADRSEDGAVIRVHLSMEATPPWQQGGDRPGIYQYFVEVRVDTAALLDAADQWDLALTPFPTR; encoded by the coding sequence ATGCTCTTGAGGGATCAGGCAAGCAGTATCGAACTGCGCCCGCTGAGCTATCAGTTCTCCGCGGCCCGGGGCGACGTGTACGACGACAACTGGCTGGTCGTCACCGGCGCGGTGACGACCCCCGAGGGCAGTTGGTCCTTCACCGATCCATGTCTGTTGATCGATGAAGCCCGTCAGGTGGCCGCTTGGCTGCGCGCTGTGGCTGCGGGGACGGTGGCTGTGACCGGGCCTGACCCGGAAGACGAGTCGTTGTCCCCGGACATGTGGTTCACCGAGCCGGTCCTGGCCTTCAGCCTCGCCGATCGAAGCGAGGACGGGGCGGTGATTCGCGTTCACCTGTCGATGGAGGCGACACCGCCCTGGCAGCAGGGTGGTGACAGGCCGGGCATCTACCAGTACTTCGTGGAGGTGCGGGTCGATACGGCCGCCCTGCTGGACGCGGCGGACCAGTGGGATCTCGCCCTGACTCCGTTCCCGACCCGCTGA
- a CDS encoding TetR/AcrR family transcriptional regulator, translating to MKCRPYHHGDLRTALLVRAEQALQEKGPSALSLRELARDIGVSPAAPSRHFKSKQALLDALALQGFDRLAAALISARTEAGESFAERLTLIARAYTEFAAANPALLELMYSVKHDPTASPELAKASQHLPALADQLIEDGQRRGEVREGPADEISLPVVAALHGYATLAIVEGVPADRIERGLEDMVAFVLRGCAP from the coding sequence ATGAAGTGCCGCCCTTACCACCACGGAGATCTCCGCACCGCTCTACTGGTCCGCGCCGAGCAGGCGCTCCAAGAGAAGGGGCCGAGCGCGTTGTCGCTGCGCGAACTGGCCCGTGACATCGGGGTCAGCCCCGCCGCGCCCAGCCGCCATTTCAAGAGCAAGCAGGCGCTGCTGGACGCGCTGGCGTTGCAGGGGTTCGACCGTCTGGCGGCCGCGCTGATCAGCGCCCGGACGGAGGCGGGGGAGTCGTTCGCCGAGCGGCTGACCCTCATCGCCCGCGCCTACACGGAGTTCGCGGCCGCCAACCCCGCCCTGCTGGAGCTGATGTACTCCGTCAAGCACGACCCCACGGCCTCACCGGAGTTGGCCAAGGCCTCGCAGCATCTGCCGGCCCTCGCCGACCAGCTGATCGAGGACGGGCAGCGCCGGGGCGAGGTCCGCGAGGGCCCGGCGGACGAGATCAGCCTGCCGGTCGTGGCCGCACTGCACGGCTACGCCACCCTCGCGATCGTCGAAGGAGTCCCCGCCGACAGAATCGAACGGGGCCTGGAGGACATGGTGGCCTTCGTGCTGCGCGGGTGCGCACCGTAG